A section of the Metabacillus endolithicus genome encodes:
- the xerD gene encoding site-specific tyrosine recombinase XerD, giving the protein MKDQIKDFIHYLIVERGLSNNTIVSYERDLNSYQKHLLEKQHITSFNQVTRFHIIEFLKELKETGKSSKTIARHTASIRNFHQFLLREKQADQDPSVMIESPQLERNLPKILSLKEVEKLLDTPKLTNPFGYRDKAMLELLYATGIRVSEMINLNLADVHLTMGFIRCYGKGNKERIVPIGRTATEALMEYIEKARSKLISAKQPTDALFVNHHGKRISRQGFWKNLKKIALEANIQNELTPHTLRHSFATHLLENGADLRAVQEMLGHADISTTQIYTHVTKTRLKDVYKQFHPRA; this is encoded by the coding sequence TTGAAAGATCAAATTAAAGATTTTATCCACTACTTAATTGTAGAAAGAGGTTTATCAAACAATACAATTGTTTCATATGAACGAGATTTAAATAGCTATCAAAAGCACTTATTAGAGAAACAACATATTACTTCCTTTAATCAAGTAACCCGCTTTCATATTATTGAGTTCTTAAAAGAGTTAAAGGAAACAGGAAAGTCAAGTAAAACAATTGCCAGACACACTGCATCTATTAGAAACTTCCACCAATTCTTGCTCAGAGAAAAGCAAGCAGACCAAGATCCATCGGTAATGATAGAATCTCCTCAGTTAGAGAGAAATCTTCCGAAGATTCTTTCATTAAAAGAGGTTGAAAAGCTTCTTGATACCCCAAAATTAACAAATCCATTTGGCTATCGAGACAAAGCGATGCTTGAACTTTTATATGCAACAGGAATTCGGGTAAGTGAAATGATAAACTTAAATCTAGCTGACGTGCATCTGACAATGGGCTTTATTAGGTGCTACGGAAAGGGAAATAAAGAGCGAATTGTACCGATCGGCCGGACAGCGACAGAAGCTCTGATGGAATATATAGAAAAAGCCCGATCAAAATTAATAAGCGCTAAACAGCCAACTGACGCATTATTTGTTAATCACCATGGCAAAAGAATTTCTAGGCAAGGTTTTTGGAAAAACTTAAAGAAAATTGCGCTTGAAGCCAATATTCAAAATGAATTAACTCCTCATACTTTACGACATTCGTTCGCAACACATCTTCTTGAAAATGGAGCAGATTTAAGAGCTGTCCAAGAAATGCTTGGACACGCTGATATATCAACAACGCAAATTTACACACATGTGACCAAAACAAGGTTAAAAGATGTTTATAAACAATTTCATCCTCGTGCTTAA
- a CDS encoding YqzK family protein has product MIRWMKTVGDMIKVFILFTGFTILFYYAIIWVNLEYQEMHRYDQPEGAALKVTNMVNNEEESWYNRLMFFIDNGE; this is encoded by the coding sequence ATGATTCGCTGGATGAAAACGGTTGGGGATATGATAAAGGTATTTATCCTGTTTACTGGATTTACGATTTTATTCTATTATGCTATTATTTGGGTGAACTTAGAGTACCAAGAAATGCATCGCTATGATCAACCAGAAGGTGCGGCTTTAAAGGTAACAAACATGGTAAATAATGAAGAAGAAAGCTGGTATAATAGGCTAATGTTCTTTATTGATAATGGGGAGTAG
- a CDS encoding Fur family transcriptional regulator, with translation MENRIDRIKKQLHTASYKLTPQREATVRVLLENEEDHLSAEDVYLLVKEKAPEIGLATVYRTLELLTELKVVDKINFGDGVSRYDLRKEGAAHFHHHLVCIECGSVAEIEEDLLEDVEEIVERDWKFKIKDHRLTFHGICVKCQEKDENDSKEENQE, from the coding sequence ATGGAAAACCGCATTGATCGGATTAAAAAGCAGTTACATACTGCTAGCTATAAACTTACGCCACAACGTGAGGCAACAGTTCGGGTGTTGCTCGAGAATGAAGAAGATCATTTAAGTGCAGAAGATGTATATCTTTTAGTAAAAGAAAAAGCGCCCGAAATTGGACTAGCAACTGTATATCGAACATTGGAATTGTTAACGGAATTAAAAGTTGTTGATAAAATAAATTTTGGAGACGGTGTTTCCAGGTATGATCTTCGCAAAGAAGGAGCGGCTCATTTTCATCATCATCTAGTTTGTATTGAATGTGGGTCTGTTGCAGAAATTGAGGAAGATCTTTTAGAAGATGTTGAAGAAATTGTCGAGCGCGACTGGAAGTTTAAAATAAAAGATCATCGTCTAACTTTTCATGGCATTTGTGTAAAATGTCAAGAAAAAGATGAAAATGACTCAAAAGAAGAAAATCAAGAATAA
- the spoIIM gene encoding stage II sporulation protein M produces the protein MQRQLPISATIKQHLKEHSSIYLFVFVLFLMGVIFGAIIVNSMNLSQKEDLYYYLNRFFGQVAEGKVASSADMFQQSFFHNLKYLGLMWILGISIIGLPVILVMLFIKGMVVGFTVGFLVNQLGLKGFLLSFVTVLPQNILLIPAFIIMCSVAISFTLKMIKQLFMKKTNSMEAPFSLFMRYVSVFLFIGILAVVASSFEAYASPFLMKNVVEFVSK, from the coding sequence ATGCAAAGACAACTGCCGATTAGTGCAACGATTAAACAGCATCTTAAAGAGCATTCTTCAATATATTTGTTTGTTTTTGTTTTATTTTTAATGGGAGTTATATTTGGTGCCATTATTGTAAACAGTATGAACTTGAGTCAAAAAGAGGACCTGTATTATTATTTAAATCGATTTTTTGGACAAGTAGCAGAAGGAAAAGTGGCGAGTTCAGCTGACATGTTTCAGCAAAGCTTTTTTCACAATTTAAAATATTTAGGGTTGATGTGGATACTGGGAATTTCCATTATCGGCCTGCCAGTTATATTAGTTATGCTCTTTATTAAAGGTATGGTTGTAGGGTTTACGGTAGGATTTTTAGTGAATCAGCTAGGATTAAAGGGGTTCTTGCTCTCATTTGTTACAGTGTTGCCACAAAATATTTTATTAATCCCTGCTTTTATTATCATGTGCTCTGTAGCCATATCGTTTACATTAAAAATGATCAAACAGCTATTTATGAAGAAAACAAACTCAATGGAAGCTCCGTTTTCTTTATTTATGAGATATGTATCTGTTTTTTTGTTTATAGGCATTCTAGCAGTCGTTGCATCAAGCTTTGAAGCATATGCTTCTCCGTTTTTAATGAAAAATGTAGTGGAATTTGTCAGTAAATAA